In Mongoliitalea daihaiensis, one DNA window encodes the following:
- a CDS encoding Gp49 family protein, whose translation MNKVTKEHINSKINTVEYRKLTDKITHCIITMSNGFQVTGESAVVDPSNFDEKIGREIAFDNAFKKLWELEGYLLQEKLKLKNDFERRNPKHLIDADESLKYKAISEKELNELSQQVTGLPLMKWVNISDLKNVYPVTPEEAFDKQSEKYIAGCDPVSSEANVHISTQTNARPLPSDPLLHGNPHVVNKQPYGKSGVLDNVSLTTTQSQSVFSWNPLTKEMRKFDMMLNVRQREKEKWQGHVVQNKSIRKKLDELIQELKEAERKSPERSTSITKLQEAVMWLGMDLKALGEANPYPESKNPTNTTVEPTADGLKL comes from the coding sequence ATGAACAAAGTAACTAAAGAGCATATAAACTCGAAAATAAACACAGTAGAATACCGTAAGCTCACCGATAAAATCACCCATTGCATCATTACCATGAGTAACGGGTTTCAAGTAACTGGCGAGTCTGCTGTGGTTGACCCTTCTAACTTTGATGAAAAAATAGGCAGAGAAATAGCTTTTGATAATGCATTCAAAAAGCTTTGGGAGCTTGAAGGTTATTTACTACAGGAAAAACTAAAGCTTAAAAATGATTTTGAGCGAAGAAATCCAAAGCATTTAATTGATGCAGATGAGTCACTTAAATATAAGGCGATATCTGAAAAAGAGCTTAATGAACTTTCGCAGCAAGTCACAGGTCTTCCGTTAATGAAATGGGTCAACATTTCAGATTTGAAGAATGTATATCCTGTTACACCTGAAGAGGCTTTTGACAAACAAAGTGAAAAATACATTGCCGGATGTGATCCTGTAAGCTCTGAGGCTAATGTTCATATCAGCACCCAAACAAATGCAAGGCCTTTGCCTTCTGATCCGCTACTGCATGGCAATCCACATGTAGTCAATAAACAGCCTTATGGAAAGTCAGGGGTTCTGGATAATGTAAGCCTGACTACTACTCAAAGCCAGAGTGTTTTTTCATGGAATCCGCTTACGAAAGAAATGAGGAAATTTGATATGATGCTCAACGTTCGTCAACGAGAAAAAGAAAAATGGCAGGGCCATGTAGTCCAGAATAAATCTATCAGGAAAAAGCTCGATGAACTTATTCAGGAGCTAAAGGAAGCTGAAAGAAAATCACCTGAGCGTTCAACTTCAATCACGAAGCTTCAAGAAGCAGTGATGTGGCTTGGAATGGATTTGAAAGCTTTGGGTGAAGCAAATCCCTATCCTGAGAGCAAAAATCCTACAAACACAACCGTTGAGCCTACTGCTGACGGATTGAAATTATAA
- the dut gene encoding dUTP diphosphatase, with protein MSKMVEKIDKETLIVKVINTSKNPTPQYKTAGSAGMDLHCIIDTGFMILNPLERVALKTGIFLELPEGYEAQIRPRSGMAVKHGITVLNSPGTIDCDYRGELHLLVVNLSNSKVVINHGDRLGQIVFAKYEKAFLEHAEGELSETERGEGGLGSTGTN; from the coding sequence ATGAGTAAAATGGTAGAAAAAATCGACAAGGAAACATTGATTGTCAAAGTGATCAATACTTCCAAAAATCCAACACCCCAGTATAAAACAGCGGGTTCTGCAGGAATGGATCTTCACTGCATCATTGATACGGGCTTCATGATTCTTAACCCATTGGAGCGAGTAGCCTTAAAGACAGGGATTTTCCTTGAGCTTCCGGAAGGTTATGAAGCGCAGATCAGGCCTCGTTCAGGAATGGCTGTAAAGCATGGGATTACAGTCCTAAATTCTCCTGGCACAATTGATTGTGATTACAGAGGTGAACTTCATTTGCTTGTAGTAAATCTGAGTAACTCCAAAGTGGTGATCAATCATGGAGATAGGCTTGGTCAAATTGTTTTTGCCAAGTACGAAAAGGCATTCTTGGAGCATGCGGAAGGAGAATTGAGCGAAACTGAAAGAGGTGAAGGAGGCCTTGGTTCGACAGGAACAAACTAA
- a CDS encoding RusA family crossover junction endodeoxyribonuclease, whose translation MQNGTSTLSGEFDLFDLFDIGRPAPIEKQEQGNQGLIELETQSGWVHVEIENMATPRPRARVMKIGNKVSPQIYNPTEYTNWKKALAECLKFSGIKKGYYNCVELIVGIPIKKSYTKKEKIAMLDSLHEKKPDFDNFVKGVLDAISDSEIIRDDNAFGSGLIEKVWIGENEAAFILFNLKLRNSPKLNFRSLIQKSKKMVVKESFKRKLKLKGNA comes from the coding sequence ATGCAGAACGGAACGAGTACACTATCGGGAGAATTTGACCTGTTTGACCTGTTCGACATCGGTCGTCCAGCCCCTATTGAAAAACAAGAACAAGGAAATCAAGGATTAATTGAACTCGAAACACAATCAGGCTGGGTGCATGTTGAGATTGAAAACATGGCCACCCCAAGACCACGGGCAAGGGTTATGAAGATCGGAAACAAAGTCAGCCCTCAGATTTACAATCCGACCGAATACACAAATTGGAAAAAAGCACTGGCTGAATGCCTCAAATTTTCAGGTATAAAAAAGGGATATTACAACTGTGTGGAACTGATAGTGGGTATTCCAATAAAAAAGTCTTATACCAAAAAGGAAAAAATAGCAATGCTCGATTCATTGCACGAAAAAAAACCCGACTTCGATAACTTTGTAAAAGGTGTCCTTGATGCAATATCGGATTCTGAAATCATCAGGGATGACAATGCTTTTGGTTCTGGGCTTATAGAAAAGGTTTGGATTGGAGAAAATGAAGCAGCTTTTATTTTGTTTAATTTAAAATTAAGAAATTCTCCTAAGCTGAATTTCAGAAGCTTAATTCAAAAAAGTAAGAAAATGGTTGTAAAAGAGTCTTTTAAGAGGAAATTAAAATTAAAAGGAAATGCATAA
- a CDS encoding DUF4326 domain-containing protein has product MTELNRLLKTVIKNIYMITVVNKRKHLPTREDYYIGRGSALGNLFTGSKDISQTKAQFQAGSREEAIALYRNWLKQELANGNEKVRIAMNEIYLKAKKGKVNLVCYCKPQACHGDVIKEVITEVINERFTVIDCDNDIRHNYTKFMHQARTSNKPVLLICEGDHVIYEDVEQAENRIYYEFQREFNRSTQTYQNYGDPDVTGLPF; this is encoded by the coding sequence ATGACAGAGTTGAACAGGTTATTGAAAACCGTTATCAAAAATATTTACATGATAACAGTTGTCAATAAACGAAAGCACTTGCCCACCCGTGAGGATTATTACATTGGTAGGGGAAGTGCGTTGGGAAATCTTTTTACTGGAAGTAAAGACATTTCCCAGACCAAAGCTCAGTTTCAGGCAGGTTCAAGAGAAGAAGCTATTGCCCTATATCGCAATTGGCTTAAACAGGAACTTGCCAACGGAAATGAGAAGGTAAGGATTGCAATGAATGAGATTTACCTCAAAGCCAAGAAAGGCAAAGTAAATCTTGTCTGCTACTGCAAACCACAAGCTTGTCACGGTGACGTAATCAAAGAGGTAATCACTGAGGTGATCAATGAACGTTTTACGGTCATTGATTGCGACAATGATATCAGGCACAATTACACTAAGTTCATGCATCAAGCAAGAACTTCAAATAAGCCTGTTTTATTGATTTGTGAAGGAGATCACGTGATTTATGAGGATGTTGAACAGGCTGAAAATCGTATTTACTACGAGTTTCAGAGGGAGTTCAATAGATCCACCCAGACTTACCAAAATTATGGAGACCCTGATGTAACAGGACTACCATTCTAA